The proteins below are encoded in one region of Sporosarcina sp. FSL K6-1508:
- a CDS encoding ReoY family proteolytic degradation factor, which produces MTAMIPVAAKKDFVRWFLKRYKLKRRECVWILNYLLSHEHLLQNVHFTDEAHYCPRAMVMSTTGSESIPFRFYKGNLMTADAEKSFHDLRLHPDDKMYIQLNFSNSHSCPEYASVREENPFLPDYLQVSEGDRKIAEQLLEESVALMTVDMLMKRVDEALDTNDKERFIALSALLNDMKVSKN; this is translated from the coding sequence ATGACGGCCATGATTCCTGTCGCTGCTAAAAAGGACTTTGTGCGATGGTTCTTAAAGCGGTACAAATTGAAGCGCCGTGAATGTGTGTGGATTTTGAATTACCTTCTAAGCCATGAACACCTACTGCAAAACGTCCACTTTACGGATGAAGCACATTACTGTCCAAGGGCGATGGTAATGTCAACAACAGGTTCGGAGAGCATTCCATTCCGTTTTTACAAAGGGAATTTAATGACTGCTGATGCCGAAAAATCATTCCATGACTTAAGACTTCATCCAGATGATAAAATGTATATACAACTTAATTTTTCAAACAGTCATTCTTGCCCGGAGTATGCAAGTGTTCGGGAGGAAAATCCTTTTCTTCCGGATTATCTACAAGTAAGTGAAGGTGATCGGAAGATTGCTGAGCAATTACTTGAGGAAAGTGTTGCATTGATGACCGTTGATATGCTTATGAAAAGGGTGGATGAAGCTCTTGACACAAATGACAAGGAACGGTTCATCGCATTATCTGCACTGTTGAATGACATGAAGGTATCGAAGAATTAA
- a CDS encoding tetratricopeptide repeat protein — protein sequence MGQLEEIERNILEGDVEILTGVIDQLSGSTDFDLLYEAADLFASYGFMGEADRLYETLRLHLPDEAQLKIDRAGTLLELGEEDEALLLLTDVRPDDEEYVQALLALADYYQMSGMAEAALAKIKEAHELVPHEPVIRFAYAELLLDSGKYGEAARMYLDLHDETDEIGGIRILSRLAETYSAGAAYEEAIPYYEEMLEDNVLPDTLFGAAFAYFQCGNAERAVTLLDDLIEMDPDYFSAYMLAGQSLSVLGDDQRAYDMFKDGIRRDEFDKELQLTAGKSALKLGLSEKAEEHLKEALVLDPEYIEALITLASLYNEREQSHELLDLLSYSKDNQVDIPLLDAFMAYAHEREEQYDDAYESYGKAYIGMKDDHDFLGNFARFLLEEGKRDEALKIVKELVEMVPDDEYWRAFLEAQNDEEV from the coding sequence ATGGGACAGTTAGAAGAAATTGAACGAAATATCTTAGAAGGTGATGTTGAAATACTCACTGGCGTTATTGATCAGTTAAGTGGGTCGACCGATTTTGATTTACTTTATGAAGCAGCAGACCTATTTGCAAGCTATGGATTCATGGGGGAGGCTGATCGTCTATATGAAACATTGCGCCTCCATCTGCCGGATGAAGCACAGCTGAAAATTGACCGTGCCGGCACGTTGCTGGAGCTTGGAGAAGAAGATGAAGCCCTTTTACTTCTCACAGATGTGCGTCCAGATGACGAAGAATATGTTCAAGCTCTATTGGCGTTAGCGGATTATTATCAGATGTCTGGAATGGCGGAAGCAGCGCTAGCGAAGATTAAGGAAGCCCATGAACTTGTACCGCATGAGCCTGTCATTCGGTTCGCATATGCAGAGCTGCTCCTTGATTCAGGGAAGTATGGAGAGGCAGCGCGGATGTACCTCGATTTGCATGATGAAACAGATGAAATCGGCGGCATTCGTATTTTATCAAGGCTGGCGGAAACGTATAGCGCCGGTGCGGCTTACGAAGAAGCAATTCCATATTACGAAGAAATGTTGGAAGATAACGTCTTGCCGGATACACTTTTCGGTGCGGCATTTGCTTACTTTCAATGTGGAAATGCAGAAAGGGCTGTCACACTGTTAGACGATTTAATTGAGATGGATCCAGATTATTTTTCTGCTTATATGCTCGCAGGACAGTCGTTGTCAGTACTGGGGGATGATCAAAGAGCTTACGATATGTTCAAAGATGGAATCCGTAGGGACGAATTTGACAAGGAACTTCAATTGACTGCTGGTAAATCAGCATTAAAGCTTGGTCTCTCAGAAAAGGCAGAAGAGCATTTGAAAGAAGCACTGGTGCTTGATCCAGAGTACATCGAAGCACTTATTACGCTTGCTTCGTTGTATAATGAGAGGGAGCAAAGCCATGAATTGCTCGATCTTCTTTCGTACTCAAAAGATAATCAGGTAGATATTCCATTATTGGATGCATTTATGGCGTATGCACACGAACGTGAAGAACAATATGATGATGCATACGAATCCTATGGCAAGGCATATATTGGCATGAAGGATGATCATGATTTTCTTGGAAACTTCGCGAGATTTCTTCTTGAAGAAGGAAAACGTGATGAAGCCCTCAAAATAGTCAAGGAATTGGTTGAAATGGTTCCTGATGATGAGTATTGGAGAGCTTTTCTAGAAGCACAAAATGACGAGGAGGTGTGA
- a CDS encoding ubiquinol-cytochrome c reductase iron-sulfur subunit: MMSKKVSRRQFMSYTLMGVGGFMASGMLMPMARFAIDPVLQTKDEGDFIPTQHKVDELSETPIRIDFTIKDRKDAWYKSDVSNTAWVYKNGDTVIALSPVCKHLGCTVNWSGDEKHPDQFYCPCHAGRYMKNGENVKGTPPLGPLDEFDVKVEDGYLFLGKTKPNTLV; the protein is encoded by the coding sequence ATGATGAGCAAGAAAGTGTCAAGACGCCAATTCATGAGCTACACACTTATGGGTGTTGGTGGATTCATGGCTTCTGGTATGTTGATGCCGATGGCCCGTTTTGCAATCGACCCTGTGTTGCAGACGAAAGATGAAGGTGATTTCATCCCTACTCAACACAAAGTGGACGAGCTATCGGAAACGCCGATTCGTATCGATTTCACTATCAAAGATCGAAAAGATGCTTGGTATAAATCCGATGTGTCGAATACTGCCTGGGTTTATAAGAATGGTGATACGGTCATCGCGCTTTCTCCTGTCTGTAAACACCTTGGTTGTACAGTAAACTGGAGCGGTGATGAAAAGCACCCAGATCAATTTTACTGTCCATGCCACGCAGGACGTTATATGAAAAATGGTGAAAACGTAAAAGGAACACCACCGCTTGGACCACTTGACGAATTTGACGTTAAAGTCGAAGACGGATACCTGTTTCTCGGAAAAACAAAACCGAACACATTAGTTTAA
- a CDS encoding DUF1405 domain-containing protein, with protein sequence MSLFIQKIWLVLSSKSFLWILLFVNLVGTVFGYDWYMWQLEITEPKFWIFVPDSPTASLFFTLAIIGWLIGKNFKMIEALALITLVKYGLWAVVMNLLLLVENGSIGPMGWMLIGSHFAMALQAVLYSPLYRFSFIHIAIAAVWTLHNDVIDYVYGQMPIYYDLMKHIDHIGYFTFWLSIACILLAYWVWKKRTKAVIW encoded by the coding sequence ATGAGTTTATTCATACAAAAGATTTGGCTCGTTCTATCCAGTAAATCGTTTCTTTGGATCCTGTTATTTGTGAACTTGGTCGGCACGGTGTTCGGGTATGACTGGTATATGTGGCAGCTTGAAATCACAGAGCCGAAGTTCTGGATTTTTGTACCGGACAGTCCAACCGCCAGTCTATTCTTCACGCTTGCTATCATAGGCTGGTTAATCGGAAAGAACTTCAAAATGATCGAGGCACTAGCGCTCATCACGCTTGTTAAATATGGCCTTTGGGCAGTTGTCATGAACTTATTGTTGCTTGTTGAAAATGGTTCAATCGGTCCGATGGGCTGGATGCTTATTGGCTCGCATTTTGCAATGGCGCTTCAGGCAGTGCTATACAGTCCGTTATACAGATTTTCATTCATTCATATTGCAATCGCAGCGGTTTGGACACTTCATAACGATGTTATCGATTACGTCTACGGTCAGATGCCGATTTATTATGACTTGATGAAACATATAGATCATATCGGGTACTTTACATTCTGGTTATCAATAGCCTGCATTTTACTTGCTTATTGGGTCTGGAAGAAGAGAACGAAAGCTGTTATATGGTAA
- the aroA gene encoding 3-phosphoshikimate 1-carboxyvinyltransferase, with protein METKIVEFTKPVLQGDMAVPGDKSISHRAVMLGSIAKGQTQITGFLDGEDCLHTIDIFRQLGVSIERDGTSVMIDSPGMQEWETPADNLYAGNSGTTARLMLGILAGSTINSVLTGDESLSKRPMNRVTLPLASMGASIAGDSDSNLLPISITGVTLSAIDYEMPVASAQVKSAILFAGLNAEGTTTISEETVSRDHTERMLLQFGAKIRVDGNKVHVKGGNVLHGTDVIVPGDISSAAFFMAAAAMIKGSSVTFTNVGLNPTRTGIIDVLESMGARVEILEKVDGIGEPYGTVNVSTEGLRGTEISGNLIPRLIDELPIIALMATQAVGTTIIKDAGELRVKETDRIAAVTSELKKIGANIEATDDGMIIHGPSKLSGGTLASYGDHRLGMMAGIAALVASSPIHIENPACIAVSYPGFFDDLEKLTVSKNAKG; from the coding sequence GTGGAAACGAAAATAGTGGAGTTCACTAAACCTGTACTACAGGGAGATATGGCAGTTCCGGGTGATAAGTCAATATCACACCGGGCTGTAATGCTTGGCTCCATCGCTAAAGGGCAAACACAAATCACCGGATTCCTTGACGGGGAAGATTGTCTGCATACAATTGATATCTTTCGGCAGCTGGGCGTATCAATTGAAAGGGACGGCACCAGCGTTATGATAGACAGCCCCGGAATGCAAGAATGGGAAACTCCTGCCGACAATCTCTATGCCGGTAATTCAGGGACTACAGCACGTCTAATGCTTGGCATACTTGCTGGTTCAACTATCAACTCTGTTTTAACAGGAGACGAATCATTGTCTAAGCGACCGATGAATAGGGTTACACTGCCATTGGCGTCGATGGGGGCATCCATAGCAGGTGACTCAGACAGCAATCTGCTACCGATTTCCATTACTGGCGTGACACTCTCAGCAATAGACTACGAGATGCCTGTTGCAAGCGCGCAAGTAAAATCAGCTATTTTATTTGCAGGCTTGAATGCGGAAGGGACGACTACTATCAGTGAGGAAACCGTTTCACGTGACCATACTGAACGAATGCTCTTACAATTTGGCGCAAAAATTCGGGTTGATGGAAATAAAGTACATGTTAAAGGTGGGAATGTGCTCCATGGGACAGATGTCATCGTTCCAGGTGATATTTCATCAGCAGCATTTTTCATGGCCGCGGCAGCAATGATCAAAGGAAGTTCCGTCACATTTACAAATGTTGGGCTTAACCCGACAAGAACAGGGATAATAGATGTGCTCGAAAGTATGGGGGCACGTGTAGAAATTCTTGAAAAGGTGGATGGGATAGGTGAACCATATGGCACAGTCAACGTTTCCACCGAAGGCTTACGTGGGACAGAAATCAGTGGAAATCTCATACCGCGATTGATTGATGAATTGCCTATTATTGCTCTAATGGCAACGCAGGCAGTAGGAACGACTATTATCAAAGACGCTGGAGAACTGCGGGTCAAAGAGACGGATAGAATTGCGGCTGTGACGTCAGAATTAAAAAAGATTGGCGCCAATATTGAAGCGACAGACGACGGCATGATTATTCATGGTCCATCGAAGCTTTCTGGCGGGACATTAGCTTCTTACGGTGATCATAGACTGGGTATGATGGCTGGAATTGCAGCACTTGTTGCATCATCGCCGATTCATATCGAAAATCCGGCATGTATAGCCGTTTCATATCCAGGATTTTTCGATGATCTTGAAAAGCTCACAGTCTCCAAAAATGCAAAAGGATAA
- a CDS encoding YpiF family protein — MNWTAQDMDTYLQQKEYIDTLIVPLLKVETDPGNMKSSTSSSEFLRHLTTFIETQFKGRMMLMPPFAYTQSMNLTEMAETLSRDLSTAPFKHIFFLTTDSAWTSIEIDGEMIWLPSIPLENMEPQLRKTIIEDQLRQVLPRFTKKWSEQ, encoded by the coding sequence ATGAACTGGACTGCGCAAGATATGGATACATATTTGCAACAGAAAGAATATATCGATACACTTATTGTGCCCTTGCTTAAAGTAGAGACAGACCCGGGAAACATGAAAAGTAGCACGTCATCTTCCGAGTTTCTGAGACATCTTACGACGTTTATCGAAACTCAATTTAAAGGGCGCATGATGCTAATGCCTCCATTTGCTTACACGCAGTCAATGAATTTGACGGAAATGGCTGAAACTCTGTCTCGCGACCTTTCTACCGCACCATTTAAACATATATTTTTCTTGACAACGGATTCTGCTTGGACAAGCATTGAAATAGATGGTGAAATGATCTGGCTGCCATCGATTCCGCTTGAAAACATGGAACCGCAATTAAGGAAAACCATTATTGAAGATCAGTTACGGCAAGTTCTACCCCGCTTTACAAAAAAGTGGTCAGAACAGTAA
- the qcrB gene encoding menaquinol-cytochrome c reductase cytochrome b subunit translates to MLNKIYDWVDERLDITPIWRDIADHEVPEHVNPAHHFSAFIYCFGGLTFFITVIQILSGMFLTMYYTPDIENAWKSVYYLQNEVAFGEIVRGMHHWGASLVIVMMFLHTLRVFFTGSYKKPRELNWVVGVLIFMVMLGLGFTGYLLPWDMKALFATKVGIEIAASVPFIGEAIKVLLAGDSTILGAQTLTRFFAIHVFFLPAALLGLLAAHFIMIRRQGISGPL, encoded by the coding sequence GTGCTAAATAAAATTTATGATTGGGTTGACGAACGGTTGGATATCACCCCGATTTGGCGCGATATCGCTGACCACGAAGTACCTGAGCACGTAAACCCTGCACATCATTTTTCCGCATTCATCTATTGTTTCGGGGGACTGACATTTTTCATTACTGTCATCCAGATCCTTTCTGGTATGTTCCTTACAATGTATTACACACCGGACATTGAAAATGCATGGAAATCCGTTTATTACCTTCAGAATGAAGTAGCATTCGGTGAAATTGTGCGTGGGATGCATCACTGGGGAGCGTCACTTGTTATCGTGATGATGTTCCTACATACACTGCGTGTATTCTTTACAGGCTCATATAAGAAACCACGTGAATTGAATTGGGTTGTCGGAGTATTGATCTTCATGGTCATGCTTGGTCTCGGATTCACTGGTTATCTACTGCCATGGGATATGAAAGCATTGTTCGCTACGAAAGTAGGAATTGAAATTGCTGCATCTGTCCCGTTCATCGGCGAGGCGATTAAGGTACTCCTTGCGGGGGACTCAACGATTCTCGGTGCACAAACACTAACACGTTTCTTCGCGATTCATGTATTCTTCTTACCGGCTGCTTTGCTTGGGTTGCTTGCAGCACACTTTATCATGATCAGAAGACAAGGTATTTCAGGACCGCTATAA
- a CDS encoding menaquinol-cytochrome c reductase cytochrome b/c subunit — protein MHRGKGMKFVGDSRIKATNKMPNVPKDYSEYPGKTEAFWPNFLLKEWLIGAVFLIGYLILTVAHPSPLERQADPTDTMYMPVPDWYFLSMYQLLKYQFASGPFNIIGAIIMPGLAFGALMLVPFMDTTKERRAIKRPLPTAFMLLAFAALFYLTWESYVNHDWDKQKIQGAIVEEVEFDTESEGYQIYAAASCIGCHGDAFQGGLGKPLVGTGHTADEIIDIAHNGIGDMPPGTWEGSDEDLQILAEFIEGLKSE, from the coding sequence ATGCACCGCGGAAAAGGGATGAAATTTGTCGGAGATTCGCGCATTAAGGCTACTAACAAAATGCCGAACGTCCCGAAAGATTACTCAGAATATCCGGGTAAAACGGAAGCCTTCTGGCCTAACTTCCTTTTGAAAGAATGGCTGATTGGTGCGGTTTTCCTTATTGGATATTTAATATTGACAGTTGCTCATCCGTCACCGCTTGAACGTCAAGCGGACCCGACAGATACGATGTACATGCCCGTTCCGGACTGGTACTTCCTATCGATGTATCAATTGTTGAAATATCAGTTTGCTTCAGGACCGTTTAATATTATTGGTGCTATTATCATGCCGGGTCTAGCATTCGGCGCATTGATGCTTGTTCCGTTTATGGACACTACGAAGGAGCGCCGAGCAATTAAACGTCCGCTTCCTACTGCATTCATGCTTCTTGCATTTGCAGCACTCTTCTATTTGACATGGGAATCATATGTGAACCACGACTGGGATAAACAGAAAATACAAGGTGCAATTGTTGAAGAAGTTGAGTTCGACACTGAATCTGAAGGCTATCAAATCTACGCTGCAGCATCTTGTATCGGTTGTCACGGAGATGCATTCCAAGGTGGGCTCGGTAAGCCGCTTGTGGGTACTGGCCATACAGCTGACGAAATTATCGATATCGCTCATAATGGTATTGGAGATATGCCTCCCGGAACATGGGAAGGGTCAGATGAAGATTTACAAATACTCGCCGAGTTTATTGAAGGCTTGAAAAGCGAGTAA